In the genome of Hippoglossus hippoglossus isolate fHipHip1 chromosome 4, fHipHip1.pri, whole genome shotgun sequence, one region contains:
- the cep135 gene encoding centrosomal protein of 135 kDa isoform X1 — protein sequence MNSTAERKFVNLRKRLDQLGYRQPLGIESLPLVEKLFSDLVHTTESLRNAKLSAGKTEKESRNVDSLLEPYRTENARVVRENNELHLELLKLKEEKDRDTRELKTHIRKLDHDTSDLKFLNNQYVHKVRCLEKDSKAKAERIQQLQEKNMQAVVQTPGGKKRSIPFRRQRMQIDELIPPSSASAYPALQPDDPYVADLLQLADRRIHELQEDVIKVKLDLENAQEYIKHLNTQVEQRDKEIERLNRVLQGGRPHDVISLEAQNISSEKLISHLNLQIEYLQETNRTLEQKVEGLQQKKKNASTEVANLSLKNLELCEELTHIDDLAKRLEMDKERVLETVDMELQDTKEEIQKQQRIIEDLEDVITKLKKEQSEGDFEKDRFRDQLLELKEQNEKMEGLVNFLEGEKIRLQDKIEKVMSADKDLVLELETMRAKHGVCGRERSPSRLDAFVKSLEEERDYYRQEAERYKRARGAGGLDLSPSRSPGRGRSPMSKHATRGGDAEAELLLVRQERDELKAALIDFEKHMEDIQNNVKALCSERDHFKTQFKQTQEDLKLAHSKDMSADVLELQAEFKLAEIKIEQMTDEKDTLMEMLKVAQTSASTDRRGEERRILNLENAIQSLEQERLDLQSQVCQLMESRTAVGEDLKVQSAAMVQNAEEAAQQRAESNALRLLQEQMEQSLSDTQHRLSVKMNELHNAHQQIEKLEERIGELSQRGSKHKEDVAALQKSISALDREKDALQDEVDQKTEKLVALEEEFSKKEKTLEEVKHTILNLDTSLAQLQGALNSREREISSLRRQLDASQEELVGLRREKEITIRENRRLQEDLATMTRENQAVHMEMEEAMHEKDELKLRVHSYISEVSRIEKLMATKEQENRNLLEHFRMAHTEVEEREQKLLQSEGLNNSIRLELLSSDTERRHLRDTVGHHEREIHQHTQALQAYEAQVSSLVRGMSRLEEELHSTQEEKAALLSDLASVRELCVKLDSGKELTARQLTSKSMDLERVTGEVEDVRSEVELLKKQLASERLTVRNLETLLSSNRHKEFQTHLTASERESELKVLRDRLMLADSKTAEHAREVSQLRGKVSQLQTEMDVLKRQLTTERFERERAVQEMRKQGLSFSSLQSSSPLSVSSGPRHFSPETSVLRGLDRSSDRSADKSVSFKD from the exons ATGAACAGCACCGCAGAGAGGAAGTTCGTCAACTTGAGGAAGCGACTGGATCAGCTGGGCTACAGACAGCCACTGGGAATAGAGTCACTGCCACTAGTGGAGAAACTATTCAG TGACCTGGTCCACACGACAGAGAGCCTGCGCAATGCCAAACTGTCAGCAGGTAAAACGGAAAAGGAGAGCCGGAACGTTGATTCTCTTCTGGAGCCCTACAGGACAGAGAATGCCCGGGTGGTGAGGGAGAACAATGAGCTGCACCTTGAGCTGCTGaagctgaaggaggagaaggatcGTGACACCAGAG AGCTCAAGACCCACATCAGAAAACTGGACCATGACACCTCTGACCTGAAGTTTTTAAACAATCAGTATGTGCACAAGGTCCGCTGCCTGGAGAAGGACAGCAAGGCGAAAGCTGAGCgcatccagcagctgcaggagaagaacatGCAAGCTGTGGTGCAGACACCAG GTGGAAAGAAGCGCAGTATTCCTTTCAGACGTCAGAGGATGCAGATTGATGAGCTCATACCTCCCTCCTCTGCATCAGCTTACCCTGCGTTGCAGCCTGATGATCCATACGTAgctgacctgctgcagttgGCAGATagaag AATTCATGAGCTGCAGGAAGACGTCATAAAGGTCAAATTAGACCTGGAAAATGCTCAGGAATATATAAAACACTTAAATACTCAG GTAGAGCAGAGGGACAAAGAGATCGAACGTCTGAACCGTGTTCTTCAGGGAGGACGTCCTCATGATGTAATTTCCCTCGAGGCTCAGAACATCAGCAGCGAGAAACTTATTTCTCATCTTAACCTTCAG ATTGAGTACCTGCAGGAGACCAACAGGACACTGGAGCAGAAGGTAGAAGGACtgcaacagaagaagaaaaatgccTCAACTGAAGTGGCTAATCTGTCCTTAAAGAATCTGGAACTGTGTGAGGAGCTTACGCACATCGACGACCTTGCGAAGAGGCTGGAGATGGACAAAGAGCGGGTGTTGGAAACAGTTGACATGGAACTACAAGACACTAAA GAAGAGATCCAGAAGCAACAGAGAATCATTGAAGACTTAGAGGATGttattacaaaattaaaaaag GAGCAGTCTGAAGGTGACTTTGAAAAAGACCGTTTTAGGGATCAGCTCCTGGAGCTTAAAGAACAAAACGAGAAGATGGAGGGACTGGTGAATTTcctggagggagagaagatCAGGCTGCAGGACAAAATTGAGAAAGTGATGTCAGCTG ACAAAGACCTGGTGCTAGAGCTGGAAACCATGCGGGCTAAACATGGTGTTTGCGGAAGGGAACGCTCCCCGTCACGTCTGGACGCATTTGTCAAGAGTctagaggaggagagggattACTATCGGCAGGAGGCTGAGCGCTACAAAAGGGCCAGAGGGGCAGGAGGTCTGGACTTAAGCCCAAGTCGTAGTCCAGGCAGAGGAAGGAGTCCTATGTCTAAACATGCAACAAGG GGAGGTGATGCAGAGGCCGAACTGCTCCTTGTCAGACAGGAGCGAGATGAGCTGAAGGCTGCTCTCATAGACTTTGAGAAGCACATGGAGGACATCCAAAACAATGTGAAGGCCCTCTGCAGTGAGAGAGACCATTTCAAAACCCAGTTTAAACAG ACTCAAGAGGACTTAAAACTGGCCCATAGCAAAGATATGTCAGCTGACGTCTTGGAACTGCAGGCAGAGTTCAAACTGGCAGAAATCAAAATCGAGCAGATGACCGATGAAAAAGACACACTCATGGAAATGTTGAAG GTTGCCCAGACTTCAGCTTCCACAGACAGACGgggcgaggagaggaggattCTTAACCTGGAAAATGCCATTCAGAGT TTGGAGCAGGAGAGACTGGACCTGCAGTCCCAGGTGTGTCAGCTGATGGAGAGCAGGACGGCTGTGGGGGAGGATCTGAAGGTTCAGTCTGCTGCCATGGTCCAGAATGCAGAGGAGGCGGCCCAGCAGAGGGCAGAGTCCAACGCTCTGAG gctGCTACAGGAGCAGATGGAACAGTCACTGTCTGACACCCAACACAGACTGTCTGTAAAGATGAATGAGCTGCATAATGCCCATCAGCAGATTGAGAAACTGGAGGAGAGAATAG GGGAGCTAAGTCAGCGAGGCTCCAAGCACAAGGAGGACGTGGCTGCTCTTCAGAAGTCCATCTCTGCCCTGGATAGAGAGAAAGATGCTCTGCAGGATGAAGTCGATCAAAAGACTGAAAAGCTGGTTGCTCTCGAGGAGGAGTTTTCCAAAAAA GAAAAGACCCTTGAAGAAGTGAAACATACCATTCTAAACTTGGATACCTCTTTAGC TCAGCTGCAGGGGGCCTTAAACAGCCGCGAGAGGGAGATAAGCAGCCTGAGGAGACAGCTTGACGCCTCTCAGGAGGAGCTGGTCGGACtcaggagagagaaggaaatcACAATCAGAGAGAACAGGCGGCTGCAAGAAGACCTGGCCACGATGACCAGAGAAAACCAG GCTGTGCacatggagatggaggaggctATGCATGAGAAGGACGAGCTGAAACTGAGAGTCCACTCATACATTTCCGAAGTGTCCAGAATCGAGAAACTGATGGCAACAAAG GAGCAAGAGAACAGGAACCTACTGGAGCATTTCAGAATGGCTCACACTGAGGTGGAGGAGCGCGagcagaagctgctgcagtctgAAGGCCTCAATAACTCCATCCGCCTGGAGCTGCTCTCTTCAGACACAGAACGCAGACACCTCCGAGATACTGTTGGCCACCACGAGAGAGAAATCCATCAG CACACACAAGCCCTGCAGGCTTATGAGGCCCAGGTATCCTCGCTGGTTCGTGGGATGTCCCGACTAGAGGAGGAGCTACACAGCACCCAGGAGGAGAAGGCAGCTCTCCTCTCAGATCTGGCCTCTGTCAGGGAGCTCTGTGTCAAACTGGACTCTGGCAAGGAGCTCACTGCACGTCAGCTCACCTCCAAAAGCATGGACCTGGAGAGG GTCAcaggagaggtggaggatgtTCGGTCCGAGGTGGAGCTACTTAAGAAGCAACTGGCCAGTGAGAGGTTGACCGTCCGTAACCTGGAGACGCTGCTCTCCTCCAATCGGCACAAGGAGTTCCAAACTCATCTTACAGCCAGCGAAAGAGAGTCAGAGCTGAAAGTCCTTCGTGACAGGCTCATGCTGGCTGATAGCAAAAC TGCAGAGCATGCCAGGGAGGTGTCCCAGCTCCGCGGTAAAGTGTCTCAGCTGCAGACCGAGATGGACGTTCTGAAAAGACAGTTGACCACTGAACGCTTTGAACG TGAGAGGGCAGTCCAGGAGATGCGCAAACAGGGTTTGTCTTTCTCATCCCTCCAAAGCTCATCGCCCCTCAGCGTCTCCTCCGGTCCTCGTCACTTCTCCCCTGAAACCTCCGTCCTCAGAGGTCTTGACCGCTCATCTGACAGGTCAGCAGACAA aaGTGTGAGCTTCAAGGATTAA
- the cep135 gene encoding centrosomal protein of 135 kDa isoform X2, which translates to MNSTAERKFVNLRKRLDQLGYRQPLGIESLPLVEKLFSDLVHTTESLRNAKLSAGKTEKESRNVDSLLEPYRTENARVVRENNELHLELLKLKEEKDRDTRELKTHIRKLDHDTSDLKFLNNQYVHKVRCLEKDSKAKAERIQQLQEKNMQAVVQTPGGKKRSIPFRRQRMQIDELIPPSSASAYPALQPDDPYVADLLQLADRRIHELQEDVIKVKLDLENAQEYIKHLNTQVEQRDKEIERLNRVLQGGRPHDVISLEAQNISSEKLISHLNLQIEYLQETNRTLEQKVEGLQQKKKNASTEVANLSLKNLELCEELTHIDDLAKRLEMDKERVLETVDMELQDTKEEIQKQQRIIEDLEDVITKLKKEQSEGDFEKDRFRDQLLELKEQNEKMEGLVNFLEGEKIRLQDKIEKVMSADKDLVLELETMRAKHGVCGRERSPSRLDAFVKSLEEERDYYRQEAERYKRARGAGGLDLSPSRSPGRGRSPMSKHATRGGDAEAELLLVRQERDELKAALIDFEKHMEDIQNNVKALCSERDHFKTQFKQTQEDLKLAHSKDMSADVLELQAEFKLAEIKIEQMTDEKDTLMEMLKVAQTSASTDRRGEERRILNLENAIQSLEQERLDLQSQVCQLMESRTAVGEDLKVQSAAMVQNAEEAAQQRAESNALRLLQEQMEQSLSDTQHRLSVKMNELHNAHQQIEKLEERIGELSQRGSKHKEDVAALQKSISALDREKDALQDEVDQKTEKLVALEEEFSKKEKTLEEVKHTILNLDTSLAQLQGALNSREREISSLRRQLDASQEELVGLRREKEITIRENRRLQEDLATMTRENQAVHMEMEEAMHEKDELKLRVHSYISEVSRIEKLMATKEQENRNLLEHFRMAHTEVEEREQKLLQSEGLNNSIRLELLSSDTERRHLRDTVGHHEREIHQHTQALQAYEAQVSSLVRGMSRLEEELHSTQEEKAALLSDLASVRELCVKLDSGKELTARQLTSKSMDLERVTGEVEDVRSEVELLKKQLASERLTVRNLETLLSSNRHKEFQTHLTASERESELKVLRDRLMLADSKTAEHAREVSQLRGKVSQLQTEMDVLKRQLTTERFERERAVQEMRKQGLSFSSLQSSSPLSVSSGPRHFSPETSVLRGLDRSSDRSVSFKD; encoded by the exons ATGAACAGCACCGCAGAGAGGAAGTTCGTCAACTTGAGGAAGCGACTGGATCAGCTGGGCTACAGACAGCCACTGGGAATAGAGTCACTGCCACTAGTGGAGAAACTATTCAG TGACCTGGTCCACACGACAGAGAGCCTGCGCAATGCCAAACTGTCAGCAGGTAAAACGGAAAAGGAGAGCCGGAACGTTGATTCTCTTCTGGAGCCCTACAGGACAGAGAATGCCCGGGTGGTGAGGGAGAACAATGAGCTGCACCTTGAGCTGCTGaagctgaaggaggagaaggatcGTGACACCAGAG AGCTCAAGACCCACATCAGAAAACTGGACCATGACACCTCTGACCTGAAGTTTTTAAACAATCAGTATGTGCACAAGGTCCGCTGCCTGGAGAAGGACAGCAAGGCGAAAGCTGAGCgcatccagcagctgcaggagaagaacatGCAAGCTGTGGTGCAGACACCAG GTGGAAAGAAGCGCAGTATTCCTTTCAGACGTCAGAGGATGCAGATTGATGAGCTCATACCTCCCTCCTCTGCATCAGCTTACCCTGCGTTGCAGCCTGATGATCCATACGTAgctgacctgctgcagttgGCAGATagaag AATTCATGAGCTGCAGGAAGACGTCATAAAGGTCAAATTAGACCTGGAAAATGCTCAGGAATATATAAAACACTTAAATACTCAG GTAGAGCAGAGGGACAAAGAGATCGAACGTCTGAACCGTGTTCTTCAGGGAGGACGTCCTCATGATGTAATTTCCCTCGAGGCTCAGAACATCAGCAGCGAGAAACTTATTTCTCATCTTAACCTTCAG ATTGAGTACCTGCAGGAGACCAACAGGACACTGGAGCAGAAGGTAGAAGGACtgcaacagaagaagaaaaatgccTCAACTGAAGTGGCTAATCTGTCCTTAAAGAATCTGGAACTGTGTGAGGAGCTTACGCACATCGACGACCTTGCGAAGAGGCTGGAGATGGACAAAGAGCGGGTGTTGGAAACAGTTGACATGGAACTACAAGACACTAAA GAAGAGATCCAGAAGCAACAGAGAATCATTGAAGACTTAGAGGATGttattacaaaattaaaaaag GAGCAGTCTGAAGGTGACTTTGAAAAAGACCGTTTTAGGGATCAGCTCCTGGAGCTTAAAGAACAAAACGAGAAGATGGAGGGACTGGTGAATTTcctggagggagagaagatCAGGCTGCAGGACAAAATTGAGAAAGTGATGTCAGCTG ACAAAGACCTGGTGCTAGAGCTGGAAACCATGCGGGCTAAACATGGTGTTTGCGGAAGGGAACGCTCCCCGTCACGTCTGGACGCATTTGTCAAGAGTctagaggaggagagggattACTATCGGCAGGAGGCTGAGCGCTACAAAAGGGCCAGAGGGGCAGGAGGTCTGGACTTAAGCCCAAGTCGTAGTCCAGGCAGAGGAAGGAGTCCTATGTCTAAACATGCAACAAGG GGAGGTGATGCAGAGGCCGAACTGCTCCTTGTCAGACAGGAGCGAGATGAGCTGAAGGCTGCTCTCATAGACTTTGAGAAGCACATGGAGGACATCCAAAACAATGTGAAGGCCCTCTGCAGTGAGAGAGACCATTTCAAAACCCAGTTTAAACAG ACTCAAGAGGACTTAAAACTGGCCCATAGCAAAGATATGTCAGCTGACGTCTTGGAACTGCAGGCAGAGTTCAAACTGGCAGAAATCAAAATCGAGCAGATGACCGATGAAAAAGACACACTCATGGAAATGTTGAAG GTTGCCCAGACTTCAGCTTCCACAGACAGACGgggcgaggagaggaggattCTTAACCTGGAAAATGCCATTCAGAGT TTGGAGCAGGAGAGACTGGACCTGCAGTCCCAGGTGTGTCAGCTGATGGAGAGCAGGACGGCTGTGGGGGAGGATCTGAAGGTTCAGTCTGCTGCCATGGTCCAGAATGCAGAGGAGGCGGCCCAGCAGAGGGCAGAGTCCAACGCTCTGAG gctGCTACAGGAGCAGATGGAACAGTCACTGTCTGACACCCAACACAGACTGTCTGTAAAGATGAATGAGCTGCATAATGCCCATCAGCAGATTGAGAAACTGGAGGAGAGAATAG GGGAGCTAAGTCAGCGAGGCTCCAAGCACAAGGAGGACGTGGCTGCTCTTCAGAAGTCCATCTCTGCCCTGGATAGAGAGAAAGATGCTCTGCAGGATGAAGTCGATCAAAAGACTGAAAAGCTGGTTGCTCTCGAGGAGGAGTTTTCCAAAAAA GAAAAGACCCTTGAAGAAGTGAAACATACCATTCTAAACTTGGATACCTCTTTAGC TCAGCTGCAGGGGGCCTTAAACAGCCGCGAGAGGGAGATAAGCAGCCTGAGGAGACAGCTTGACGCCTCTCAGGAGGAGCTGGTCGGACtcaggagagagaaggaaatcACAATCAGAGAGAACAGGCGGCTGCAAGAAGACCTGGCCACGATGACCAGAGAAAACCAG GCTGTGCacatggagatggaggaggctATGCATGAGAAGGACGAGCTGAAACTGAGAGTCCACTCATACATTTCCGAAGTGTCCAGAATCGAGAAACTGATGGCAACAAAG GAGCAAGAGAACAGGAACCTACTGGAGCATTTCAGAATGGCTCACACTGAGGTGGAGGAGCGCGagcagaagctgctgcagtctgAAGGCCTCAATAACTCCATCCGCCTGGAGCTGCTCTCTTCAGACACAGAACGCAGACACCTCCGAGATACTGTTGGCCACCACGAGAGAGAAATCCATCAG CACACACAAGCCCTGCAGGCTTATGAGGCCCAGGTATCCTCGCTGGTTCGTGGGATGTCCCGACTAGAGGAGGAGCTACACAGCACCCAGGAGGAGAAGGCAGCTCTCCTCTCAGATCTGGCCTCTGTCAGGGAGCTCTGTGTCAAACTGGACTCTGGCAAGGAGCTCACTGCACGTCAGCTCACCTCCAAAAGCATGGACCTGGAGAGG GTCAcaggagaggtggaggatgtTCGGTCCGAGGTGGAGCTACTTAAGAAGCAACTGGCCAGTGAGAGGTTGACCGTCCGTAACCTGGAGACGCTGCTCTCCTCCAATCGGCACAAGGAGTTCCAAACTCATCTTACAGCCAGCGAAAGAGAGTCAGAGCTGAAAGTCCTTCGTGACAGGCTCATGCTGGCTGATAGCAAAAC TGCAGAGCATGCCAGGGAGGTGTCCCAGCTCCGCGGTAAAGTGTCTCAGCTGCAGACCGAGATGGACGTTCTGAAAAGACAGTTGACCACTGAACGCTTTGAACG TGAGAGGGCAGTCCAGGAGATGCGCAAACAGGGTTTGTCTTTCTCATCCCTCCAAAGCTCATCGCCCCTCAGCGTCTCCTCCGGTCCTCGTCACTTCTCCCCTGAAACCTCCGTCCTCAGAGGTCTTGACCGCTCATCTGACAG aaGTGTGAGCTTCAAGGATTAA
- the cep135 gene encoding centrosomal protein of 135 kDa isoform X3 yields the protein MNSTAERKFVNLRKRLDQLGYRQPLGIESLPLVEKLFSDLVHTTESLRNAKLSAGKTEKESRNVDSLLEPYRTENARVVRENNELHLELLKLKEEKDRDTRELKTHIRKLDHDTSDLKFLNNQYVHKVRCLEKDSKAKAERIQQLQEKNMQAVVQTPGGKKRSIPFRRQRMQIDELIPPSSASAYPALQPDDPYVADLLQLADRRIHELQEDVIKVKLDLENAQEYIKHLNTQVEQRDKEIERLNRVLQGGRPHDVISLEAQNISSEKLISHLNLQIEYLQETNRTLEQKVEGLQQKKKNASTEVANLSLKNLELCEELTHIDDLAKRLEMDKERVLETVDMELQDTKEEIQKQQRIIEDLEDVITKLKKEQSEGDFEKDRFRDQLLELKEQNEKMEGLVNFLEGEKIRLQDKIEKVMSADKDLVLELETMRAKHGVCGRERSPSRLDAFVKSLEEERDYYRQEAERYKRARGAGGLDLSPSRSPGRGRSPMSKHATRGGDAEAELLLVRQERDELKAALIDFEKHMEDIQNNVKALCSERDHFKTQFKQTQEDLKLAHSKDMSADVLELQAEFKLAEIKIEQMTDEKDTLMEMLKVAQTSASTDRRGEERRILNLENAIQSLEQERLDLQSQVCQLMESRTAVGEDLKVQSAAMVQNAEEAAQQRAESNALRLLQEQMEQSLSDTQHRLSVKMNELHNAHQQIEKLEERIGELSQRGSKHKEDVAALQKSISALDREKDALQDEVDQKTEKLVALEEEFSKKEKTLEEVKHTILNLDTSLAQLQGALNSREREISSLRRQLDASQEELVGLRREKEITIRENRRLQEDLATMTRENQAVHMEMEEAMHEKDELKLRVHSYISEVSRIEKLMATKEQENRNLLEHFRMAHTEVEEREQKLLQSEGLNNSIRLELLSSDTERRHLRDTVGHHEREIHQHTQALQAYEAQVSSLVRGMSRLEEELHSTQEEKAALLSDLASVRELCVKLDSGKELTARQLTSKSMDLERVTGEVEDVRSEVELLKKQLASERLTVRNLETLLSSNRHKEFQTHLTASERESELKVLRDRLMLADSKTAEHAREVSQLRGKVSQLQTEMDVLKRQLTTERFERERAVQEMRKQGLSFSSLQSSSPLSVSSGPRHFSPETSVLRGLDRSSDRSADK from the exons ATGAACAGCACCGCAGAGAGGAAGTTCGTCAACTTGAGGAAGCGACTGGATCAGCTGGGCTACAGACAGCCACTGGGAATAGAGTCACTGCCACTAGTGGAGAAACTATTCAG TGACCTGGTCCACACGACAGAGAGCCTGCGCAATGCCAAACTGTCAGCAGGTAAAACGGAAAAGGAGAGCCGGAACGTTGATTCTCTTCTGGAGCCCTACAGGACAGAGAATGCCCGGGTGGTGAGGGAGAACAATGAGCTGCACCTTGAGCTGCTGaagctgaaggaggagaaggatcGTGACACCAGAG AGCTCAAGACCCACATCAGAAAACTGGACCATGACACCTCTGACCTGAAGTTTTTAAACAATCAGTATGTGCACAAGGTCCGCTGCCTGGAGAAGGACAGCAAGGCGAAAGCTGAGCgcatccagcagctgcaggagaagaacatGCAAGCTGTGGTGCAGACACCAG GTGGAAAGAAGCGCAGTATTCCTTTCAGACGTCAGAGGATGCAGATTGATGAGCTCATACCTCCCTCCTCTGCATCAGCTTACCCTGCGTTGCAGCCTGATGATCCATACGTAgctgacctgctgcagttgGCAGATagaag AATTCATGAGCTGCAGGAAGACGTCATAAAGGTCAAATTAGACCTGGAAAATGCTCAGGAATATATAAAACACTTAAATACTCAG GTAGAGCAGAGGGACAAAGAGATCGAACGTCTGAACCGTGTTCTTCAGGGAGGACGTCCTCATGATGTAATTTCCCTCGAGGCTCAGAACATCAGCAGCGAGAAACTTATTTCTCATCTTAACCTTCAG ATTGAGTACCTGCAGGAGACCAACAGGACACTGGAGCAGAAGGTAGAAGGACtgcaacagaagaagaaaaatgccTCAACTGAAGTGGCTAATCTGTCCTTAAAGAATCTGGAACTGTGTGAGGAGCTTACGCACATCGACGACCTTGCGAAGAGGCTGGAGATGGACAAAGAGCGGGTGTTGGAAACAGTTGACATGGAACTACAAGACACTAAA GAAGAGATCCAGAAGCAACAGAGAATCATTGAAGACTTAGAGGATGttattacaaaattaaaaaag GAGCAGTCTGAAGGTGACTTTGAAAAAGACCGTTTTAGGGATCAGCTCCTGGAGCTTAAAGAACAAAACGAGAAGATGGAGGGACTGGTGAATTTcctggagggagagaagatCAGGCTGCAGGACAAAATTGAGAAAGTGATGTCAGCTG ACAAAGACCTGGTGCTAGAGCTGGAAACCATGCGGGCTAAACATGGTGTTTGCGGAAGGGAACGCTCCCCGTCACGTCTGGACGCATTTGTCAAGAGTctagaggaggagagggattACTATCGGCAGGAGGCTGAGCGCTACAAAAGGGCCAGAGGGGCAGGAGGTCTGGACTTAAGCCCAAGTCGTAGTCCAGGCAGAGGAAGGAGTCCTATGTCTAAACATGCAACAAGG GGAGGTGATGCAGAGGCCGAACTGCTCCTTGTCAGACAGGAGCGAGATGAGCTGAAGGCTGCTCTCATAGACTTTGAGAAGCACATGGAGGACATCCAAAACAATGTGAAGGCCCTCTGCAGTGAGAGAGACCATTTCAAAACCCAGTTTAAACAG ACTCAAGAGGACTTAAAACTGGCCCATAGCAAAGATATGTCAGCTGACGTCTTGGAACTGCAGGCAGAGTTCAAACTGGCAGAAATCAAAATCGAGCAGATGACCGATGAAAAAGACACACTCATGGAAATGTTGAAG GTTGCCCAGACTTCAGCTTCCACAGACAGACGgggcgaggagaggaggattCTTAACCTGGAAAATGCCATTCAGAGT TTGGAGCAGGAGAGACTGGACCTGCAGTCCCAGGTGTGTCAGCTGATGGAGAGCAGGACGGCTGTGGGGGAGGATCTGAAGGTTCAGTCTGCTGCCATGGTCCAGAATGCAGAGGAGGCGGCCCAGCAGAGGGCAGAGTCCAACGCTCTGAG gctGCTACAGGAGCAGATGGAACAGTCACTGTCTGACACCCAACACAGACTGTCTGTAAAGATGAATGAGCTGCATAATGCCCATCAGCAGATTGAGAAACTGGAGGAGAGAATAG GGGAGCTAAGTCAGCGAGGCTCCAAGCACAAGGAGGACGTGGCTGCTCTTCAGAAGTCCATCTCTGCCCTGGATAGAGAGAAAGATGCTCTGCAGGATGAAGTCGATCAAAAGACTGAAAAGCTGGTTGCTCTCGAGGAGGAGTTTTCCAAAAAA GAAAAGACCCTTGAAGAAGTGAAACATACCATTCTAAACTTGGATACCTCTTTAGC TCAGCTGCAGGGGGCCTTAAACAGCCGCGAGAGGGAGATAAGCAGCCTGAGGAGACAGCTTGACGCCTCTCAGGAGGAGCTGGTCGGACtcaggagagagaaggaaatcACAATCAGAGAGAACAGGCGGCTGCAAGAAGACCTGGCCACGATGACCAGAGAAAACCAG GCTGTGCacatggagatggaggaggctATGCATGAGAAGGACGAGCTGAAACTGAGAGTCCACTCATACATTTCCGAAGTGTCCAGAATCGAGAAACTGATGGCAACAAAG GAGCAAGAGAACAGGAACCTACTGGAGCATTTCAGAATGGCTCACACTGAGGTGGAGGAGCGCGagcagaagctgctgcagtctgAAGGCCTCAATAACTCCATCCGCCTGGAGCTGCTCTCTTCAGACACAGAACGCAGACACCTCCGAGATACTGTTGGCCACCACGAGAGAGAAATCCATCAG CACACACAAGCCCTGCAGGCTTATGAGGCCCAGGTATCCTCGCTGGTTCGTGGGATGTCCCGACTAGAGGAGGAGCTACACAGCACCCAGGAGGAGAAGGCAGCTCTCCTCTCAGATCTGGCCTCTGTCAGGGAGCTCTGTGTCAAACTGGACTCTGGCAAGGAGCTCACTGCACGTCAGCTCACCTCCAAAAGCATGGACCTGGAGAGG GTCAcaggagaggtggaggatgtTCGGTCCGAGGTGGAGCTACTTAAGAAGCAACTGGCCAGTGAGAGGTTGACCGTCCGTAACCTGGAGACGCTGCTCTCCTCCAATCGGCACAAGGAGTTCCAAACTCATCTTACAGCCAGCGAAAGAGAGTCAGAGCTGAAAGTCCTTCGTGACAGGCTCATGCTGGCTGATAGCAAAAC TGCAGAGCATGCCAGGGAGGTGTCCCAGCTCCGCGGTAAAGTGTCTCAGCTGCAGACCGAGATGGACGTTCTGAAAAGACAGTTGACCACTGAACGCTTTGAACG TGAGAGGGCAGTCCAGGAGATGCGCAAACAGGGTTTGTCTTTCTCATCCCTCCAAAGCTCATCGCCCCTCAGCGTCTCCTCCGGTCCTCGTCACTTCTCCCCTGAAACCTCCGTCCTCAGAGGTCTTGACCGCTCATCTGACAGGTCAGCAGACAAGTAA